From a single Bacillus sp. NEB1478 genomic region:
- the paaA gene encoding 1,2-phenylacetyl-CoA epoxidase subunit PaaA — protein sequence MTVGISFNQLSEEEKMQHFLDRINAGEKIEPDDWMPDDYRLQLIRLISMHGISEIMGALPEKEWVPKAPSLHRKLAIMAKVQDEMGHGQLLLRVAEDLMAPLGKTRHDIMEDLFSGKLKFHNVFHMDAPTWGDAGIIAWLVDGAAIISQSMMLDSSYGPYARALKRICAEEVFHAQHGESIILAMAEGTPEQREMLQDALNRWWEALIMFFGPKSAQETGNSNADKNIMYKIRAKTNEDLRQEFFTKYIPRIQSLGLTIPDDTIRFDEDTQMWIYKDADWSKFKQIVTGHGPQSQNRLDLRRRSYQNNEWVRAALAAKKAI from the coding sequence TAAGCTTTAATCAGCTAAGTGAAGAAGAAAAAATGCAGCATTTTCTTGACCGGATCAATGCGGGTGAGAAGATTGAACCGGATGACTGGATGCCGGATGACTACAGATTGCAGCTCATCCGTCTAATCTCCATGCACGGAATTTCGGAAATCATGGGGGCGCTTCCTGAAAAAGAGTGGGTGCCAAAAGCACCTTCACTGCACAGAAAGCTAGCAATCATGGCAAAGGTGCAAGATGAGATGGGTCACGGACAGCTGCTGCTTCGTGTTGCTGAAGATCTGATGGCGCCGCTTGGCAAAACACGCCATGACATTATGGAAGATCTTTTTTCCGGAAAGCTGAAGTTTCATAATGTGTTCCATATGGACGCACCAACTTGGGGAGACGCAGGGATTATTGCGTGGCTTGTTGATGGAGCGGCAATTATTTCGCAAAGCATGATGCTTGATTCATCTTATGGACCGTACGCACGCGCATTAAAACGTATTTGTGCGGAAGAAGTATTCCATGCACAGCATGGTGAAAGCATCATTTTAGCGATGGCAGAAGGTACACCTGAACAGCGTGAGATGCTTCAAGACGCATTAAACCGCTGGTGGGAAGCCCTGATCATGTTCTTCGGACCAAAGTCCGCGCAAGAAACAGGGAATTCAAATGCAGATAAGAACATCATGTATAAAATTCGTGCAAAAACGAACGAAGATCTTCGCCAGGAATTTTTCACAAAATACATTCCTCGCATCCAGTCTCTTGGACTGACGATTCCGGATGATACGATTCGATTCGATGAAGATACACAAATGTGGATCTATAAAGATGCTGACTGGAGCAAGTTTAAGCAGATCGTTACAGGACATGGACCGCAATCACAAAATCGTCTAGATCTGCGACGCCGTTCGTATCAGAACAATGAGTGGGTCCGCGCGGCATTGGCTGCCAAAAAGGCGATCTAA
- the paaD gene encoding 1,2-phenylacetyl-CoA epoxidase subunit PaaD, whose translation MKLTVMDVLGHVKDPEIASVNILDLGMIHEVEVTDGTVKVSVLPTFSGCPALHIIERDIKKAVEKVEGITSVEVNFVYTPPWTTDRISPEGREKLKEFGISPPPANHVMGEPWEIDCPYCGSTYVTMENIFGPTACRSILYCKSCKNPFEAMKPVADMG comes from the coding sequence ATGAAACTGACAGTTATGGATGTGCTAGGGCATGTTAAAGATCCTGAGATTGCTTCCGTCAATATTCTTGACCTCGGTATGATCCACGAAGTTGAAGTGACAGATGGAACAGTGAAAGTATCTGTACTTCCTACTTTTTCCGGGTGTCCAGCGTTGCACATTATTGAAAGAGATATTAAAAAGGCTGTCGAAAAAGTAGAAGGAATTACATCAGTAGAAGTGAACTTTGTATATACACCGCCTTGGACAACAGACAGGATTTCTCCAGAAGGACGTGAGAAGCTAAAAGAGTTTGGCATCTCGCCTCCGCCGGCAAACCATGTAATGGGCGAGCCTTGGGAGATTGACTGTCCGTACTGCGGTTCAACTTATGTGACGATGGAAAACATCTTTGGTCCGACAGCTTGCAGAAGCATCCTTTACTGCAAATCGTGCAAGAACCCGTTTGAGGCAATGAAACCCGTTGCCGATATGGGATAA
- a CDS encoding EthD family reductase: MVKLIALYKTPENIEKFDEHYYGHHTEITKQIPGLRKMEVTKIVGSPMGKSDYHILCEMYYDDHDALKAAMKSDEGKASGKDLMSFAAELVTLMIGEEVNE, from the coding sequence ATGGTAAAACTAATCGCACTATACAAAACACCTGAGAATATCGAAAAATTCGACGAACACTATTATGGACATCATACAGAAATCACGAAACAAATTCCTGGCCTTCGTAAAATGGAAGTAACAAAAATTGTAGGTTCACCAATGGGAAAAAGCGACTACCACATTCTTTGTGAAATGTACTATGACGACCATGATGCATTAAAAGCAGCGATGAAGTCTGATGAAGGAAAAGCTTCTGGAAAAGACTTGATGAGCTTTGCAGCTGAACTTGTAACGCTCATGATCGGTGAGGAAGTCAATGAGTAA
- the paaB gene encoding 1,2-phenylacetyl-CoA epoxidase subunit PaaB — protein MNEQNNEFYNVYEVFSKKTDKSPFQHSFSLLAPNADMALIMAKENFFRRETVADIWVVKRENIRGLSQDEKEMLKRLDKEYRETKGYGYLKKKWRDYNQEQFTEKHILGGRGDN, from the coding sequence GTGAACGAGCAGAATAATGAATTTTATAACGTATATGAAGTATTCAGCAAAAAAACAGACAAATCTCCGTTTCAGCATAGCTTCAGCTTGCTGGCTCCCAATGCGGATATGGCGCTCATCATGGCAAAAGAGAACTTTTTCAGAAGAGAGACAGTCGCTGATATTTGGGTCGTGAAGAGAGAGAACATCCGAGGTTTGAGCCAAGATGAAAAAGAAATGCTCAAACGTTTGGATAAGGAGTATCGAGAGACTAAAGGATACGGTTATTTAAAGAAAAAATGGCGTGACTACAATCAAGAGCAATTTACCGAGAAGCACATTCTTGGCGGAAGGGGAGACAATTAA
- a CDS encoding enoyl-CoA hydratase-related protein has translation MSNFETILTSVDDGIALIQLNRPRVLNAINRPMVTELLDAFEGFDRNDEVKAIVLTGNERAFAAGADIDEMKDDDSVSLELLNQFKEWDRLATIKKPIIGAVNGYCFGGGFELALCADILFAAENAQFGFPEIKLGVMPGAGGTVKLTKLMGQKKALEWLWLGDPMTAGEALQHGVINRVIAPELVLDEAIKYAKQVASRAPLSVRLIKETVYKSIDYSTYDGMQFERKNFYLLFSSQDQKEGMKAFVEKRPAEFKGK, from the coding sequence ATGAGTAATTTTGAGACAATCTTAACCTCAGTTGATGATGGGATTGCCTTAATTCAATTAAACAGGCCGCGCGTGCTCAATGCGATTAACAGGCCGATGGTTACGGAACTTCTGGATGCTTTTGAAGGATTTGATCGTAACGACGAGGTAAAAGCGATTGTTTTGACTGGCAATGAACGAGCATTTGCCGCAGGTGCCGATATTGATGAAATGAAAGATGACGACAGCGTATCTCTTGAACTATTAAACCAGTTTAAGGAATGGGATCGTCTTGCAACAATAAAGAAGCCGATTATCGGTGCTGTTAATGGCTACTGTTTCGGCGGAGGTTTTGAATTAGCATTATGTGCCGATATTTTGTTTGCCGCTGAAAACGCTCAGTTTGGTTTTCCTGAAATCAAGCTGGGTGTTATGCCAGGAGCTGGCGGAACGGTTAAGCTCACAAAATTAATGGGCCAGAAAAAAGCGTTGGAATGGCTGTGGCTAGGTGATCCGATGACTGCCGGAGAAGCTCTTCAACACGGTGTGATCAACCGCGTGATTGCTCCGGAACTCGTTTTAGATGAAGCTATAAAATATGCGAAGCAAGTAGCATCAAGAGCACCATTATCTGTTCGTTTAATTAAAGAAACTGTCTATAAATCAATCGACTATTCAACTTACGATGGCATGCAGTTTGAACGAAAAAACTTTTATCTCTTATTCTCATCACAGGATCAAAAAGAAGGCATGAAAGCTTTTGTTGAAAAACGTCCTGCAGAGTTTAAGGGTAAATAG
- the paaC gene encoding 1,2-phenylacetyl-CoA epoxidase subunit PaaC, translating to MTQETIKPQEKAALIELLYQLADDDFILAYRGSEWLGLAPHIEEDVAFSSISQDMMGHANLYYRLLEDLGEGEADKIAHLRSADKFKNAILLEEVNGHGTYLKEPDYDWAFAVVRNYFYALHKQIRLESLRHSDYEPLAEAARKIMIEQYYHLMHWEIWFKQLMTSTDEAKKRMTAAVEKVWNDFGGVLTLGPSYAEIVKANFIDDEAVMKKRFMNKIEAVFNEVGLNISGEPRMERGNGRNGVHTMDLENALATLSEVYATNPATGW from the coding sequence ATGACACAGGAAACAATAAAGCCACAAGAGAAAGCAGCGTTAATCGAGCTCCTCTATCAATTAGCAGATGATGATTTCATTCTTGCTTACCGCGGATCAGAATGGCTCGGTCTTGCGCCTCATATTGAAGAAGACGTTGCTTTTTCTTCAATCAGCCAGGATATGATGGGACATGCGAACCTTTACTATCGTCTTCTTGAAGATTTAGGAGAAGGGGAAGCGGACAAAATCGCTCATCTCCGTTCAGCTGACAAGTTCAAAAATGCCATTCTTTTAGAAGAAGTAAACGGACATGGAACGTATTTGAAAGAGCCTGATTATGATTGGGCCTTTGCTGTAGTAAGAAACTATTTTTACGCTTTGCATAAGCAAATTCGCCTTGAATCATTAAGACATTCGGACTATGAGCCGTTAGCAGAAGCAGCACGCAAGATTATGATTGAGCAATACTATCATTTGATGCACTGGGAAATCTGGTTTAAGCAACTTATGACGAGTACTGATGAAGCGAAGAAACGCATGACGGCAGCTGTTGAAAAGGTTTGGAATGACTTTGGCGGTGTTTTAACTCTTGGCCCTTCGTACGCTGAAATCGTAAAAGCGAACTTTATCGATGATGAAGCGGTCATGAAGAAACGCTTTATGAATAAAATTGAAGCTGTATTTAATGAGGTTGGTCTCAACATTTCTGGTGAACCTCGAATGGAAAGAGGCAACGGGCGGAATGGAGTTCATACAATGGACTTAGAAAACGCACTTGCAACATTATCAGAAGTTTACGCAACGAACCCTGCAACAGGCTGGTAA